The Sandaracinus amylolyticus genomic interval GCGCAGGAAGTGCCCCGCGAGCACCGGCACGTCCTCGATGCGCTCGCGCAGGCTCGGCACGCGCAGCGGCACCACGTTGAGCCGATCGAAGAGGTCGGCGCGGAAGCGCCCTTCTTCGATCTCCTTCTTGAGCGGCTTGTTCGTCGCCGCGACGACGCGCACGTCGACCTTGAGCAGATCGCCGCCGCCCACGCGCTCGATCTCGCCCTCCTGGAGCACGCGCAGCAGCTTCGCCTGCATCGGCGAGGGCATGTCGCCCACCTCGTCGAGGAAGAGCGTGCCCTTGGTCGCGCGCTCGAACTTGCCGCGGCGCTGCTTCGTCGCGCCGGTGAACGCGCCCGCCTCGTGCCCGAAGAGCTCGCTCTCGATCAGCTCGCTCGGCACCGCCGCGCAGTTGAGCTTCTCGAACGGGCCCTTGTTGCGCTTGCTGCCGCGGTGGATCGCCGCCGCGACGAGCTCCTTGCCGGTGCCGCGCTCGCCCATGATCAGCACGTTCGCGCTCGCGCTCGCGGCGAGCGAGATCTGATCGCGCAGCCCGCGCATCGGCGCGCTCTCGCCGATGAGGCCCGAGGCCTCGCCCACGCGCTCGCGCAGCGACTCGTTCTCGTGCGCGAGCTTGGTGAACTGCAGCGCGCGCTCGAGCGAGAGCAGCAGGCGATCGGTGCCGATCGGCTTCTCGAGGAAGTCGTGGGCGCCGAGGCGCGTCGCCTCGACCGCGGTCTCGATGGTGCCCTGCCCGCTCATCACCAGCACCGGCGCGTCGATCTGCGCGTCGCGCAGCGCGCGGATGAGCGAGAGCCCGTCCATGCCCGGCATGTTCACGTCGACGAGGTACGCGTCGTACGCGCGCACCCGCGCCTTCTCGAGCCCGATCT includes:
- a CDS encoding sigma-54-dependent transcriptional regulator, which gives rise to MPRAAILVVDDEKNILSTLSRALRVEDFDVDVAGSAEIGLEKARVRAYDAYLVDVNMPGMDGLSLIRALRDAQIDAPVLVMSGQGTIETAVEATRLGAHDFLEKPIGTDRLLLSLERALQFTKLAHENESLRERVGEASGLIGESAPMRGLRDQISLAASASANVLIMGERGTGKELVAAAIHRGSKRNKGPFEKLNCAAVPSELIESELFGHEAGAFTGATKQRRGKFERATKGTLFLDEVGDMPSPMQAKLLRVLQEGEIERVGGGDLLKVDVRVVAATNKPLKKEIEEGRFRADLFDRLNVVPLRVPSLRERIEDVPVLAGHFLRIACAANDRRGKSFSEGALAQLGRHDFPGNVRELRNLVERLVILVPGDVIHESDVRAHVGQGGASTGGGYYRPGAHLEDMVKEAERDLVLRALEHHQGHITRTAADLGLERSHLYKKMKALGIRRDATGEVGGDE